The Kryptolebias marmoratus isolate JLee-2015 linkage group LG7, ASM164957v2, whole genome shotgun sequence region ACTCAAGTTTAATCAGATtaaaagtcagatttacaaTGGTTATACCCTCAGaattaaaatagatttaaactttattaaagctCAGACAGGATCCATATCTGTGTAAATACAACAGAACCTGAAACACATTTAATctgaaataatcaaataaaaggtGTTTGAGTTgaattaaagctaaataaatcaagttttaaaGGACTGAACTGGATTCAAACCTGCTCAGATTTCAGAATAAACCTGGATTCAGAGACACCTGAGtgttggtgacctctgacctctctctCCTGTCTGTTAAAGTCTCTGTGAGGACTTCCCTTCCCCAATCAGGCCTTCAGTTCTGTTATTGATCAGGAAACAGCCGACCCAAACGGACCAGAACCTCATCAATCAGATCCAACTGATCCCTGAGCCGCAGGTTTCTGAGCAGCTCACACAGACTTTAAAGATTTCAGACCAGTTAAAGGATATCtgggtttaataaaataatctttagtttgaaaaagATTTGTTCATAAACATGAGTCTGCCTCCCCCTGCTGGACTCAGAGGGAACTGCACCCCATTTCTCCCGATTAGGTTTATTGATTAGACAGAAAGAGACGCAGACAGCTGACTGACAGATTGAAACCTTTATTAACACATCAGACACGAACAGAGgaactgagcatgctcagtggGTGGAGAACTTGGGCAGCTGGTCTCCCAGGATCACGCGTCGCTCCACGCCGTCTTCAGAGATGGTCGCCAGTCTGATGACGCCACCGCTGGAGCCATCCCTCTCCATGGCCAGAGCCAGAGCTGGAGCAGGTGAGACGACACAGGCAGTTAGACAGGTGCAGGAGAACTCAAGCTCCCAGCATGCACTGCAGCAGCTCACCTGAGGCAGTCAGCTCCAGACACTGGTCTTTACTCAGTCCTGGTTTGTAGTTCGAGTCCATGAAGCCGTAGATGTAGGAGCTGCCGCTGCCGCCCACCGCCACGGGCTGCCGCACCAACATCCCACCGATAGGAACACAGTACACCTGGGACAGGTGAGGAACAGGTAAACTGGGCTCAGGTGGattaaaagtcacatttacatcaaaataaatacaaatgaagCAGAACAGGACTGGATCAGTTCACAGGTGTTGTGCAGACAGGTGCTGTCCAGGTGTGTCTACCTGTCCTCCTTTCCTCCGGTCCCAGCCTGCCACCAGGATCCCAGCCATCAGCTCCTCTCTGTAGCGGTAGCAGCTGGCTCTGAATAGATTAGCAGCTGTTTCCACCAGCGGGGGCTCATCCAGCTCGATGCTGAGGGCGAGGGGGTGGGACCACAGGTGAGGTTAAATCACACCTTACAGCAGCggccccaacctttttagctccacggaccggttcagtatcagaccggcctttaaaggtgtggtgtataaatacaacaaaataaaatgatacgaccggcatgaaaacggggctattttaaaaacataataaatgtaaatccagcgtgtcctcgcagctttgttagctgcgtcctggtgttgtgttatcaacatgaataacagcctctcctccccctggtgttctctggtcaatatggcgatgtttaaacataaCCTTTAAAATGAGATACAGCACAAATATAAAGCGCACAAAGAATACAGCTCACCATAAccctgaatcagtggagccctgagcctgtttctctgTAACGAGACgatcccatctagggcttctgagacgtttggtttttactcattttgctgcttgtgggtttgtttttagcggtaacggatcacgtgacctcgATAAGTgttttgacacgcatcaagagggagtcagagacggatggagtggagagaatccagtcagttttcaaaataaatgtcatccagactccaaaaataaattaaaaaatgtaaatactgtAAGTCATTtaattctttctgtgcggcctgGTACCGGTCCGGGGCCCGGGGATGGGGACTTCTGCCTTACAGGACACtgagctgtcaatcaaacacTTACCTGTGGAAGCCTAGCTGGTAGGCTACGACCTCAGCAATGGCCTGAGtgtctgcagctgatccagaccTGGAACACAAGCAAGCTGTTTCTGAGGAGCTCCTCGTGAACTACCAGAAAACTACCAGCAAACTACTAGTTAAACTACCAGATAAACTGACCTGCAGCAGAAGATCCGGTCATGGATCCGAGTCAGTTTGTCTGTCACTCTGTTGGCAATGTAAGCtctgagagacagacaggcagacaggtaggcagacagacagacaggcagacaggtaggcagacagacagacaggtgagtttACTACagtcagataaaaacaacatttccacCATGTGTTCCTCACCCTGTGGTGGTGCGAGAGTCCGCTCCAATCACAACTCCTCCATCGTACTCCACCGCCATGATGGTGGTCTGAAAcatgagaaaacagaaataaacacacttcctgcatctatatttattaaaagtatGACCCTAACACACCTCCCTGCATCTATTACCGGACACTACCACTCACCGAGCCTCGTTTCTCCGCCAGTCATCGTGAAATTTCACTGTGAGCTAATTATCGGACAAACAAATCACCATTCATAAATGCTTCGGTAAAAACAGCGTCCCTAACGATTCCGTCCGAAAATGGAAGCACAGACAGTAGCATCATTTAGCTGTCCCACCGCTTCCCGCACACAGTCCAGAACCTTTTGTTTCCAGGATCCAAGAACCACCCCCCAGGACTGATCTCAGTCCGGTCCGGTTCGGTTCAGAACTTTAATATTAATCCAACAGCGGGAGCTACCGTTAGCCGCTGTTAGCTCCCCGGCAGATCTGCTGTCTCATTCCGCCGCTGTCTGCAGCTTAAAATAATCCCCACCAGAACCGAACCGGGCCAGGTCCACCCACTCTGGCACCACGGCCCCGAACTCACCCCGGTGCTGACTTCCTGGGTGGTCCAGTCCGGAACCAGGTCGTTTTTAGAAGAAATTTGCTGTCCGTAGATCGGCATCATGGATGCTGCCGCCGCCatcttttctctgcttctctgaACACCGGAGGACTGTTCCGTGACTGCTGCcgggatttattttatttacacaggTACCGGGGTGTACAAGGTTACAGTAAAATCACAGTCACCCACGTTAcgttacaatttattttagtgtattgttttcttttgttaaaaattacCAATAAAACCTCACGAATATAATTTTGGTCCGGCAGATATTCGAACACCTCTGAAGTGAGGTCCTgccagagagagggagagaaggtAAACACGTCTcggtttttaaaatttataaaataaacagtcattttaaagctttatttagaacataaatgaatatttgatgTAATAATTACACCAATCGTATGTGGGACTGAtaatattttaatctaaaataaaatttaaggaGATTTTACCTCATTTACCAACCGGAACTTGTCCCTGAACGCCACCTTTAACCAGACTTGatttaaatctgtcagttttttaatcattgtttactggtttaaagaacaaacagtATTAATGCATTAGAAACTAAAATGCCCTATTTTAGTATATGCTAATGTTTATTTGGCTCACATTCAGACTCACCTGCTGGTATTAAATATGGCTGAATAACCTGTAATTAACATGTAATCactgcctgtttgtgtttcagatgacGGTTCACAACCTGTACATATTTGATCCTAAtggaaactgtttattttacaacGAGTGGAACCGGAAGAAGCAGGCGGGGATCTCTAAGGAGGAGGTGCTGagataaatacaaacaaacaaacaaataaacagtcaGACAGAGTGGATGTaagctgaatgtttgtgtgtctgcaggagtTTAAGCTGATGTACGGGATGCTGTTCTCCATCCGCTCGTTTGTCAGCAAGAtgtctcctctggacatgtATCCTTCACAGCACCTGtctttgtttacctttttgtttgtttgtttacctgtctgTGCTCCTTAGCTCTGATGCTTCCTCAGGAAGGATGGCTTCCTGTCCTTCCAAACCAGCAAATATCGTCTCCATTACTACGAGACTCCGAGTGGACTGAAGTTTGTGATGAACACCGACCTGTCAGTGAGCAACGCCAGAGAAACTCTGCAGCACGTCTACAGCAACgtaagacaaacaaacacattaatttAACATCagacacaataaacaaacagatttatttcccATCAAAGTGAGATTTAAACCCTCAAACAGTTTACAAGCTGTCCTTTGGATGACAGGTTAAAATTCCCTCTTCTGATTCTTTATTACCCCCACCGAGGAGGTTCTGTTCTCAGTAGTGTTTGTTCTCAAGATTACTTTAAACAACGAGCAGATGTTGATGAAGTGTTGGGTTGTCACAACAGACTGATTAAACGTTGGTGGGGATCCAGCTCACCGTCTGAATCTGATTGTTTCTTAGAGACGCCGCAGTCTTGGTGGAGGTTtctgctctctgagtgcttctagtttcaAATGTCTGCCTCAGAGTCCTGTTGGGTCTGAAACGGACCggaatgttgtgtttggagaaaatccttcagaGTTCCTCAGATATTCCAGCAACATCAGggataatgatgtttttgttgttccatgtgaaccagacagtccaacAAAGGCAGCCTGTTGTCGTCAGCATCGTCTCTGGTGAACCTGAGGTTGTCAGCAGTTGTGTCTGCTGAAAGCTTCTACTTCCTGCTTGGATTGCAGATGCACATGGAAGCCTTGATATCATTAAGCTTGATGCCAAGTCATTAACATCTTCATGCATGTGACTAAGACAAAGACCTTAATGAGCCTCCGctgggaggggagggagattaTCTGCATCTGATTCCAGCTTACATAAGATGGTatttcatgcagtttaaagctctcAGCTCCACACTCTGGATGGGAATCAAACATGGTCAACTACAGAACAgttgtattgttttaaaaacattttggatttgTAATattctggatgactgagactCTACAGCTGCCCACTCTGGATGTGGAGCTGGATAAATCGAAATGTTCTGTAGTCGTTAGGTTTATTATCCTGAACTCcaagcagaaccagcagaacctgcCGTGGCAGTAAGTTATATAAACACAGATGGGTTTCCTCTAAAGGCTGCAGTTTGAATGTGGACATGCAGTGTCTGCGCAGACAGACACAGCCTGCGCAGACGGTGTCTGTCTGCGCAGAGGCATGCTGGTTGGTCTGCAGCTCAGTCTGTTTCCTTCGTGAGGACTTTATGACTTCCTGTAGACAGAGGAGGGaaagtgtcttctttgtgaTTGGTGCCCAAACCAGCTGCAGAACCTCCGGGTCACACTTCACAGCTCAGAATCAGCCCCACCATCTTTAGAGTCACAACAgagggcttttattgtgaaagatgAGAAACTAAATGTTGACAGACctcatcctgtgtgtgtgtgtgtctcagctgTACGTGGAGCTGATCGTGAAGAACCCGGTCTGTACTTCGACCCAAACGTTGGACAGTGAACTCTTCAGCAGCCGACTGGACTCCTTCATCAAATCTCTGCCGTACTACAGCCCTCGAGCCGCTTGatcacacaacaaacacacaacatacacacacacagggtcagaggtcaccacaGGGCTGAGAACTCACTCAAATAATCCCAGATTTGTGTCTGACTCTATTTATTGtgactgtttcatgttttaaataaactgatttaaatcaatctgatcagttttattaaCTTGACTCATTTCTGTTGATTATGATATTTTTATGACTGTCAACAAgactttaaaatgcttttattttgaaagtatgTTCCCTTCTTCAGACACTCAGCCAGGTTTGCATCAACTAAACTAAAGAACTATGACTTatagaaaactgtaaaaaacaaacagaaccaacaaCAGAACCAACAGCAGAACCAACAGcagaacaacaataaacagaaccaACAGCAGAACAACAATAAGCAGAACCAACAACAGaaccaacaataaacagaaccaATAGCAGAACCAACAACAGTCacatgacagaaaagaaaaaaattaaaaagaatcaaagtaaaaacagtccTCTAACATAacgagatgatgatgatgacgatgatgatgatctAACAGACCTGAGGTCAGCCTCTCATTAaagctgattaacatctggaTTAGTCAGGCCCATCTGATCCCCCTGATCCAGATGTTGGACCAGAACTAAATGAACTCTGTTCAGACAGAGTCTGGGTCCGACAGGAGGACTCATCAGAGACCTTCAGACCAGTTTTTGACTGAGAGACGCCTTCAGGGACAGGAGACAAACTACAGAAACACCCTGAGCTGAGTTTCTGCTGCCAGATGTTGAAGCAGGAAATAATCTGAGTGTGATCCAGATGTTCTGATAGAAAATGATGCATCCATGTTGCTGTTCGGGGACTACCTCCGgcagtcagagaggacagagacagacccGGGACACACTGAGGACAGGTCAGCAGCTATAATCAGGTCTGAGTTAATCCGTCAGTAAAACTCTTTACCAACCAGCTGCTGACACATCTGTCTGTCCCCGACTCTGGTCAGCTGAGGAGATGAAGGTCAGACGAGTGGAAACAACCGGCCAGATGTTTCAGAGGCAACTTCCTGTGGGTCCGAACCAGAGGAACCTGCAGGAACGGAACGCTGAACCTCAAactcctcacacacacctcacacacttCACACACTTCTCACACACTCctcacacacaccccacacacacgtcacacactccacacacactccacacactcctcacacacacctcacactcCTCACACactcctcacacacacctcacacactcNNNNNNNNNNNNNNNNNNNNNNNNNNNNNNNNNNNNNNNNNNNNNNNNNNNNNNNNNNNNNNNNNNNNNNNNNNNNNNNNNNNNNNNNNNNNNNNNNNNNNNNNNNNNNNNNNNNNNNNNNNNNNNNNNNNNNNNNNNNNNNNNNNNNNNNNNNNNNNNNNNNNNNNNNNNNNNNNNNNNNNNNNNNNNNNNNNNNNNNNNNNNNNNNNNNNNNNNNNNNNNNNNNNNNNNNNNNNNNNNNNNNNNNNNNNNNNNNNNNNNNNNNNNNNNNNNNNNNNNNNNNNNNNNNNNNNNNNNNNNNNNNNNNNNNNNNNNNNNNNNNNNNNNNNNNNNNNNNNNNNNNNNNNNNNNNNNNNNNNNNNNNNNNNNNNNNNNNNNNNNNNNNNNNNNNNNNNNNNNNNNNNNNNNNNNNNNNNNNNNNNNNNNNNNNNNNNNNNNNNNNNNNNNNNNNNNNNNNNNNNNNNNNNNNNNNNNNNNNNNNNNNNNNNNNNNNNNNNNNNNNNNNNNNNNNNNNNNNNNNNNNNNNNNNNNNNNNNNNNNNNNNNNNNNNNNNNNNNNNNNNNNNNNNNNNNNNNNNNNNNNNNNNNNNNNNNNNNNNNNNNNNNNNNNNNNNNNNNNNNNNNNNNNNNNNNNNNNNNNNNNNNNNNNNNNNNNNNNNNNNNNNNNNNNNNNNNNNNNNNNNNNNNNNNNNNNNNNNNNNNNNNNNNNNNNNNNNNNNNNNNNNNNNNNNNNNNNNNNNNNNNNNNNNNNNNNNNNNNNNNNNNNNNNNNNNNNNNNNNNNNNNNNNNNNNNNNNNNNNNNNNNNNNNNNNNNNNNNNNNNNNNNNNNNNNNNNNNNNNNNNNNNNNNNNNNNNNNNNNNNNNNNNNNNNNNNNNNNNNNNNNNNNNNNNNNNNNNNNNNNNNNNNNNNNNNNNNNNNNNNNNNNNNNNNNNNNNNNNNNNNNNNNNNNNNNNNNNNNNNNNNNNNNNNNNNNNNNNNNNNNNNNNNNNNNNNNNNNNNNNNNNNNNNNNNNNNNNNNNNNNNNNNNNNNNNNNNNNNNNNNNNNNNNNNNNNNNNNNNNNNNNNNNNNNNNNNNNNNNNNNNNNNNNNNNNNNNNNNNNNNNNNNNNNNNNNNNNNNNNNNNNNNNNNNNNNNNNNNNNNNNNNNNNNNNNNNNNNNNNNNNNNNNNNNNNNNNNNNNNNNNNNNNNNNNNNNNNNNNNNNNNNNNNNNNNNNNNNNNNNNNNNNNNNNNNNNNNNNNNNNNNNNNNNNNNNNNNNNNNNNNNNNNNNNNNNNNNNNNNNNNNNNNNNNNNNNNNNNNNNNNNNNNNNNNNNNNNNNNNNNNNNNNNNNNNNNNNNNNNNNNNNNNNNNNNNNNNNNNNNNNNNNNNNNNNNNNNNNNNNNNNNNNNNNNNNNNNNNNNNNNNNNNNNNNNNNNNNNNNNNNNNNNNNNNNNNNNNNNNNNNNNNNNNNNNNNNNNNNNNNNNNNNNNNNNNNNNNNNNNNNNNNNNNNNNNNNNNNNNNNNNNNNNNNNNNNNNNNNNNNNNNNNNNNNNNNNNNNNNNNNNNNNNNNNNNNNNNNNNNNNNNNNNNNNNNNNNNNNNNNNNNNNNNNNNNNNNNNNNNNNNNNNNNNNNNNNNNNNNNNNNNNNNNNNNNNNNNNNNNNNNNNNNNNNNNNNNNNNNNNNNNNNNNNNNNNNNNNNNNNNNNNNNNNNNNNNNNNNNNNNNNNNNNNNNNNNNNNNNNNNNNNNNNNNNNNNNNNNNNNNNNNNNNNNNNNNNNNNNNNNNNNNNNNNNNNNNNNNNNNNNNNNNNNNNNNNNNNNNNNNNNNNNNNNNNNNNNNNNNNNNNNNNNNNNNNNNNNNNNNNNNNNNNNNNNNNNNNNNNNNNNNNNNNNNNNNNNNNNNNNNNNNNNNNNNNNNNNNNNNNNNNNNNNNNNNNNNNNNNNNNNNNNNNNNNNNNNNNNNNNNNNNNNNNNNNNNNNNNNNNNNNNNNNNNNNNNNNNNNNNNNNNNNNNNNNNNNNNNNNNNNNNNNNNNNNNNNNNNNNNNNNNNNNNNNNNNNNNNNNNNNNNNNNNNNNNNNNNNNNNNNNNNNNNNNNNNNNNNNNNNNNNNNNNNNNNNNNNNNNNNNNNNNNNNNNNNNNNNNNNNNNNNNNNNNNNNNNNNNNNNNNNNNNNNNNNNNNNNNNNNNNNNNNNNNNNNNNNNNNNNNNNNNNNNNNNNNNNNNNNNNNNNNNNNNNNNNNNNNNNNNNNNNNNNNNNNNNNNNNNNNNNNNNNNNNNNNNNNNNNNNNNNNNNNNNNNNNNNNNNNNNNNNNNNNNNNNNNNNNNNNNNNNNNNNNNNNNNNNNNNNNNNNNNNNNNNNNNNNNNNNNNNNNNNNNNNNNNNNNNNNNNNNNNNNNNNNNNNNNNNNNNNNNNNNNNNNNNNNNNNNNNNNNNNNNNNNNNNNNNNNNNNNNNNNNNNNNNNNNNNNNNNNNNNNNNNNNNNNNNNNNNNNNNNNNNNNNNNNNNNNNNNNNNNNNNNNNNNNNNNNNNNNNNNNNNNNNNNNNNNNNNNNNNNNNNNNNNNNNNNNNNNNNNNNNNNNNNNNNNNNNNNNNACTCCTCACACTCCTCACACactcctcacacacacctcacacactcCTCACactcctcacacacacctcacactcCTCACACACTCCTCACACACTCCTCACACACCTCACACTCCTCACACACTCCACACACTCctcacacacctcacacacttcacacactcctcacacactccacacaaacacacacactcctctcactctgtttctgtttctctgcagtttgtttttctcatgttATTAAAAAGAATCTGAATCTTTAATCTCCGTCAGTCTTTATAAAATCTCAGGTTTAGGAGGAAAGGACCTCAGTGATTCAGCAGCACGATGGATCAGTGGTCAGCACGGTTGCCTCACAGTaaaaaggtcctgggttcaaaccccgGGTTGGACCTTGGCTCTGTCTGTGTGGAGttttctccggtttcctccctcagtgtAAGAACCTGCCTGTTAGCTGCCTTCAGTCCTCCCTGAGAAAGATCGGAGATCTCAGTGAGACTTCCTGGTTAAATACAgattaataaatgatttaaacacaTCAGATCAAATGCATTAGTATTATTGATTAAAGTTATCAGTAAATGATTGATCAGATCTATCAGTAAATGATTGATTAAAGTTATCAGTAGATGACAGTGTTATCACTCAGGGATGAGAGAGATGTTCTACTGAAGGATCAGAACAGGAGACAAACTGAAGTTCTCCAACAGAACAGGAAGATGCAGACCCAGACAGGAAACAATGATCATTATTGATGACTGATCAGAAACCTGATGCTGCGTTCAGGGTCTGTGTCTGAGCAGTTTATGGGCAGGAGGCCAGGTCCAACATCTGGGTTTCAATCCAGCATCTATCTCTGCCCTCTGATTGGTGGATTAAAGTAACAGGATTAATGTCGGCGCACCAGAGACGGACAGAGGACAGTGGACAGTGGACAGACGCTGAGGACAGCAGAAACCAGACCAGCAGGTAAGATAAGAAGAACTACAGAGACTTCTGGTTTCCAGATGTTTTGAACTTTGACCCCTCTCCCTCCCCAGGTGGAGCCATGTTTGCAGGCCGGGCATCggcagcaggagctgcaggacctTCTGCGGCGGCGACCGGAGGGAAAGGTGGTAAATTCAGCGTGGAGGAGCTGTACGGCTTCACCAAGAAGCCAAAGGTGAACAGAGGGAATTCTGGGAAACCAGAGAAGAGTGAcggaaagaaggaaagaaagaaggaggaggagtcaGTGCTGGCGTCTCAGATTCTGGAGGCTGCCAGGAGGCTGATGGAGAGACGACGACTGGAGGTCTACCTGAAGGAGTGTGACATCACCATGGAGCACAGCAGCATGCCTTACAGGTAGGAGACAAGAGGTGTCATGGGGAGATGGGACATACCCCTGAGACAGGTCTCACCTCACCTGGACTACAGTTACAAGACAGAGGACATACCCCtgagacaggtgagacaggtgagacaggtcCTAACAACCTGTCCTACAGTTACAAGACAGAGGACATACCCCTGAGACAGGGTCAGGGTTAGGTGTGAAACGACTGATCCAGAGTCAGTTTTAACCCCAGGATTAAATGAGGAAACATCTAATCTGATATTTCAGAGCTTCTCAGTGAATCTGTGGTTCTGAACTACAATCTGTCAGCGGTTTAGTTTCCAGATATCAGTGAGGAACTGAAACTCTGCTGTTCACCTGAAGAACTGACGGATCTGATTACAGGAACCTCGGCAAATCTGGACTCAGAGTGTCCTGCTTAGGACTGGGTGAGgcctgctgcacacacacacacacacacactcagtaacacacacacacgcccacacacacacacacacacacacacacNNNNNNNNNNNNNNNNNNNNNNNNNNNNNNNNNNNNNNNNNNNNNNNNNNNNNNNNNNNNNNNNNNNNNNNNNNNNNNNNNNNNNNNNNNNNNNNNNNNNNNNNNNNNNNNNNNNNNNNNNNNNNNNNNNNNNNNNNNNNNNNNNNNNNNNNNNNNNNNNNNNNNNNNNNNNNNNNNNNNNNNNNNNNNNNNNNNNNNNNNNNNNNNNNNNNNNNNNNNNNNNNNNNNNNNNNNNNNNNNNNNNNNNNNNNNNNNNNNNNNNNNNNNNNNNNNNNNNNNNNNNNNNNNNNNNNNNNNNNNNNNNNNNNNNNNNNNNNNNNNNNNNNNNNNNNNNNNNNNNNNNNNNNNNNNNNNNNNNNNNNNNNNNNNNNNNNNNNNNNNNNNNNNNNNNNNNNNNNNNNNNNNNNNNNNNNNNNNNNNNNNNNNNNNNNNNNNNNNNNNNNNNNNNNNNNNNNNNNNNNNNNNNNNNNNNNNNNNNNNNNNNNNNNNNNNNNNNNNNNNNNNNNNNNNNNNNNNNNNNNNNNNNNNNNNNNNNNNNNNNNNNNNNNNNNNNNNNNNNNNNNNNNNNNNNNNNNNNNNNNNNNNNNNNNNNNNNNNNNNNNNNNNNNNNNNNNNNNNNNNNNNNNNNNNNNNNNNNNNNNNNNNNNNNNNNNNNNNNNNNNNNNNNNNNNNNNNNNNNNNNNNNNNNNNNNNNNNNNNNNNNNNNNNNNNNNNNNNNNNNNNNNNNNNNNNNNNNNNNNNNNNNNNNNNNNN contains the following coding sequences:
- the psmb6 gene encoding proteasome subunit beta type-6, encoding MAAAASMMPIYGQQISSKNDLVPDWTTQEVSTGTTIMAVEYDGGVVIGADSRTTTGAYIANRVTDKLTRIHDRIFCCRSGSAADTQAIAEVVAYQLGFHSIELDEPPLVETAANLFRASCYRYREELMAGILVAGWDRRKGGQVYCVPIGGMLVRQPVAVGGSGSSYIYGFMDSNYKPGLSKDQCLELTASALALAMERDGSSGGVIRLATISEDGVERRVILGDQLPKFSTH
- the trappc1 gene encoding trafficking protein particle complex subunit 1 is translated as MTVHNLYIFDPNGNCLFYNEWNRKKQAGISKEEEFKLMYGMLFSIRSFVSKMSPLDMKDGFLSFQTSKYRLHYYETPSGLKFVMNTDLSVSNARETLQHVYSNLYVELIVKNPVCTSTQTLDSELFSSRLDSFIKSLPYYSPRAA